Proteins co-encoded in one Halorussus lipolyticus genomic window:
- a CDS encoding acyl-CoA dehydrogenase family protein, which translates to MLDYVSLEEDLGEEERMIRDTAREFVEDKIKPDIADHFEEGTFPTDLIPEMGELGFYAPNLEGYGLPNVSEKAYGLLMQELEAGDSGIRSMASVQGALVMYPIYAFGSDEQKERWLPGLGRGELVGCFGLTEPEHGSNPSGMETYAEKDDGEYVLNGSKTWITNSPISDVAVVWARDRSAEDNPVRGFLVETDKDGVTTNKIDEKLSMRASVTGEIGLNDVYVPEDAVLPGVEGMKGPLSCLTQARYGIAWGAIGAARDSFETAREYATERDQFGGPIARFQMQQQKLAEMATQITTSQLLAHRLADLKERGDLRPQHVSMAKRNNVRMARDQSRIAREMLGGNGITTDYSPMRHMANMETVYTYEGTHDIHTLILGEDLTGIAAYE; encoded by the coding sequence ATGCTCGATTACGTCTCGCTGGAGGAGGACCTCGGCGAAGAAGAGCGGATGATTCGAGACACCGCCCGAGAGTTCGTCGAAGACAAGATAAAGCCCGACATCGCCGACCACTTCGAGGAGGGAACTTTCCCGACCGACCTCATCCCGGAGATGGGTGAACTCGGCTTCTACGCGCCCAATCTGGAGGGGTACGGTCTCCCGAACGTCAGCGAGAAGGCCTACGGCCTGCTGATGCAGGAATTGGAGGCCGGCGATTCCGGGATTCGCTCGATGGCCAGCGTGCAGGGTGCGCTCGTGATGTACCCCATCTACGCCTTCGGTTCCGACGAGCAGAAGGAACGCTGGCTTCCGGGCCTCGGCCGCGGCGAGTTGGTCGGGTGTTTCGGCCTGACCGAACCCGAACACGGGTCGAACCCCTCGGGAATGGAGACCTACGCCGAGAAGGACGACGGCGAGTACGTCCTCAACGGGTCGAAGACGTGGATTACCAACTCCCCAATCTCGGACGTGGCGGTCGTCTGGGCGCGAGACCGTTCGGCCGAGGACAACCCGGTCCGCGGGTTCCTCGTGGAGACGGACAAGGACGGCGTGACCACCAACAAGATAGACGAGAAGCTCTCGATGCGGGCCTCCGTGACCGGGGAAATCGGCCTCAACGACGTGTACGTCCCCGAGGACGCGGTTCTGCCCGGCGTCGAGGGCATGAAGGGACCGCTGTCGTGTCTCACGCAGGCCCGATACGGCATCGCGTGGGGTGCAATCGGCGCGGCCCGCGATAGCTTCGAGACGGCCCGCGAGTACGCCACCGAGCGCGACCAGTTCGGCGGTCCCATCGCGCGTTTCCAGATGCAACAGCAGAAACTCGCCGAGATGGCGACCCAGATTACCACGAGTCAACTGCTGGCTCACCGCCTCGCGGACCTGAAGGAACGGGGCGACCTGCGGCCCCAACACGTCTCGATGGCCAAGCGCAACAACGTCCGGATGGCCCGCGACCAGTCGCGCATCGCTCGGGAGATGCTCGGCGGCAACGGGATTACCACGGACTACTCGCCGATGCGCCACATGGCGAACATGGAGACGGTGTACACCTACGAGGGCACCCACGACATCCACACGCTGATTCTGGGCGAGGACCTGACTGGCATCGCGGCATACGAGTGA
- a CDS encoding DUF367 family protein: MNLHVRYEGDDDPDKCTARKLSRFDLAELHRTGGATPYGIVLNPHAEQALSPADRAETDNLVALDCSWETAERALFEMPGVHRALPFLVAANPVNYGKPFRLNTVEAFAGALAILGEREQAEEILAKFTWGETFLELNAEPLRRYADCEDSTEVVAVQQEYLDAGDEQSS; the protein is encoded by the coding sequence GTGAACCTTCACGTCCGCTACGAGGGCGACGACGACCCCGACAAGTGTACCGCGAGGAAGCTATCGCGGTTCGACCTCGCCGAACTCCACCGGACCGGCGGGGCGACACCCTACGGAATCGTGCTGAACCCCCACGCCGAGCAGGCGCTCTCGCCCGCCGACAGGGCCGAGACCGACAATCTGGTCGCGCTCGACTGCTCGTGGGAGACCGCCGAGCGCGCGCTGTTCGAGATGCCCGGCGTCCACCGCGCGCTCCCCTTCCTCGTGGCGGCCAACCCCGTCAACTACGGCAAGCCCTTCCGACTCAACACCGTCGAGGCCTTCGCCGGTGCCCTCGCCATCCTCGGCGAGCGAGAACAGGCCGAGGAGATTCTAGCCAAATTCACGTGGGGCGAGACCTTTCTGGAACTCAACGCCGAACCCCTCCGGCGCTACGCCGACTGCGAGGACTCGACCGAAGTAGTCGCAGTCCAGCAGGAGTATCTGGACGCCGGCGACGAGCAGTCGAGCTAA
- a CDS encoding right-handed parallel beta-helix repeat-containing protein, with product MLDRPTAKLVESVALLVVLGTVGVVAVPAGTALGAQGNSPGPTEIDRCTAITDSGEYVLAGDVANGSPTNPRTGLGACIAVRADDVTLRGGNHTVAAGPTGAPGVVGVLVENRAVNVTVANLTTTRWGAGVAVVGASRAALRNVSAVNNLGDGFFVENAPGVEIRGGAVRGSNTGIFLRNSPDARVAGVTVTDNLAGVSVRRSEDATVSEIEAAENSQFGLAVSSSANATVADSSFAGNGFAEVALARADGAHLRNLTIAGETPGWALYVANDSTAVGEEVGIGATRLSFEARDVALDSATGTPPLPLTERQVVGDPIVATPTGESAGLSLTVNYADAAVERASTTEDTLSLWRFDAGDGWNSVATTVDAERNRASARFENLRRNGTVIALVGEGLAEAENETDAE from the coding sequence ATGCTAGACAGACCCACAGCCAAACTGGTCGAGTCAGTCGCGCTCCTCGTCGTCCTCGGAACGGTCGGCGTCGTCGCCGTGCCCGCGGGAACCGCACTCGGCGCGCAGGGGAACTCGCCCGGACCGACCGAAATCGACCGCTGTACCGCCATCACCGACTCCGGCGAGTACGTCCTCGCGGGCGACGTGGCCAACGGGTCGCCGACGAATCCCCGGACGGGCCTCGGTGCCTGCATCGCCGTCCGGGCCGACGACGTGACCCTCCGGGGTGGGAACCACACCGTCGCCGCCGGACCGACCGGCGCACCCGGCGTCGTCGGCGTGCTGGTCGAAAATCGGGCCGTCAACGTCACTGTCGCCAACCTCACGACGACTCGGTGGGGCGCTGGCGTCGCCGTCGTCGGCGCGAGTCGCGCGGCGCTCCGGAACGTCTCGGCGGTGAACAACCTCGGCGACGGCTTCTTCGTGGAGAACGCGCCGGGCGTCGAAATCCGAGGCGGCGCGGTTCGCGGGAGCAACACCGGCATCTTCCTCCGGAACTCTCCCGACGCCCGAGTGGCGGGGGTGACCGTGACCGACAATCTGGCGGGCGTCTCGGTCCGGCGCTCGGAGGACGCGACCGTCTCGGAAATCGAGGCCGCCGAGAATAGCCAGTTCGGCCTCGCGGTCTCCTCGTCGGCGAACGCGACGGTCGCCGACTCGTCGTTCGCCGGAAACGGCTTCGCGGAGGTGGCGCTCGCTCGGGCCGACGGCGCTCACCTGCGGAACCTCACGATAGCCGGAGAGACGCCCGGATGGGCGCTTTACGTAGCCAACGACTCAACCGCGGTCGGCGAGGAGGTCGGTATCGGGGCGACCCGCCTCTCATTCGAGGCCCGCGACGTGGCGCTCGACTCGGCGACAGGGACTCCGCCGCTCCCGCTGACCGAGCGACAGGTCGTCGGCGACCCAATCGTCGCCACGCCGACCGGGGAGAGCGCGGGCCTCTCGCTCACCGTCAACTACGCCGACGCCGCAGTCGAGCGAGCAAGCACGACCGAGGACACCCTCTCGCTCTGGCGCTTCGACGCTGGTGATGGTTGGAACTCGGTGGCGACGACGGTGGACGCCGAGCGAAACCGGGCGTCGGCGAGGTTCGAGAACCTGCGCCGGAACGGGACGGTCATTGCGCTCGTCGGCGAGGGACTAGCAGAGGCCGAAAACGAGACGGATGCGGAGTGA
- a CDS encoding 50S ribosomal protein L40e — MASFEKAEARILDKMICMRCNARNPHGADNCRKCGYGNLRPKSSEPRNA, encoded by the coding sequence ATGGCCAGCTTCGAGAAAGCGGAAGCCCGAATCCTCGACAAGATGATTTGCATGCGGTGCAACGCGCGCAACCCCCACGGAGCCGACAACTGCCGCAAGTGCGGCTACGGTAACCTCCGACCCAAGAGTAGCGAACCGCGCAACGCCTAA
- a CDS encoding MazG-like family protein → MKAQQKVAEFFAEHDMEGEPAYQILDLASEVGEIAKDAAKSTDYGADPDELDVKDDELGDALFSLLAVAESLDVDADEALDAALAKYEARIEETGGPGSGE, encoded by the coding sequence ATGAAAGCCCAGCAGAAGGTCGCCGAGTTCTTCGCGGAACACGACATGGAGGGCGAACCGGCCTACCAGATACTCGACTTGGCCTCGGAGGTCGGCGAAATCGCCAAGGACGCCGCCAAATCGACCGACTACGGGGCCGACCCCGACGAGTTGGACGTGAAGGACGACGAACTCGGCGACGCGCTCTTTTCGCTGTTGGCGGTCGCCGAATCGCTCGACGTGGACGCCGACGAGGCCTTAGACGCGGCGCTGGCCAAGTACGAGGCCCGAATCGAGGAGACCGGCGGACCGGGGTCGGGCGAGTAG
- a CDS encoding MBL fold metallo-hydrolase, with protein MQVHNVTADAETFTCNAYLVEGDRTVLVDAGSMPGVVDAISKRVDDVDAVVLTHQHGDHVAELDTVLDAYNPDLFCYDDHPRRTERIEDGDSIRIGDEEFEAIYSPGHADDHLAFVSESSIFSGDVVVYNDGAFDDGSFGRTDMAGQSRDREIESIREILNRMPESVESMYAGHGDEFHGDVREVVERALERAERREPKYPDE; from the coding sequence ATGCAAGTTCACAACGTCACCGCCGACGCGGAGACGTTCACCTGCAACGCCTATCTCGTCGAGGGCGACCGGACAGTGTTAGTAGACGCGGGGAGCATGCCCGGCGTGGTAGACGCCATCTCGAAGCGGGTCGATGACGTGGATGCGGTGGTGTTGACCCACCAGCACGGCGACCACGTGGCCGAACTCGATACCGTGCTGGACGCCTACAACCCCGACCTGTTCTGCTACGACGACCACCCGCGCCGGACCGAGCGAATCGAGGACGGCGACAGTATCCGCATCGGTGACGAGGAGTTCGAGGCCATCTACTCGCCGGGCCACGCCGACGACCACCTCGCGTTCGTCTCCGAGTCGTCCATCTTCAGCGGCGACGTGGTGGTTTACAACGACGGCGCGTTCGACGACGGGAGTTTCGGCCGGACCGACATGGCCGGCCAGTCCCGCGACCGGGAAATCGAGAGCATCCGCGAGATTCTGAATCGGATGCCCGAGAGCGTCGAATCGATGTACGCCGGCCACGGCGACGAGTTCCACGGCGACGTGCGCGAGGTTGTCGAACGCGCGCTGGAGCGGGCCGAGCGCCGCGAACCCAAGTACCCCGACGAGTAG
- a CDS encoding DUF5786 family protein, with protein sequence MGFGSYDESEQDNQDYDADLDDDNGVSTEENSHEGSVDFEIGASNDELLDRLKDIKDEEA encoded by the coding sequence ATGGGATTTGGGAGCTACGACGAGTCCGAACAGGACAATCAGGACTACGACGCTGATTTGGACGACGACAACGGTGTATCAACCGAAGAAAACTCCCACGAGGGAAGCGTAGACTTCGAAATTGGCGCGTCGAACGACGAACTCCTCGACCGCCTGAAGGACATCAAAGACGAAGAAGCCTGA
- a CDS encoding DUF99 family protein, translating into MKSGVRALGVAESYRERRSTLAGVVTRASRVTDGFAYETCTVGGLDATDAIADLFSRLDRADVRYIFVAGIALAWYNVVDLRRLQREIDRPVISVTFEESPGLSSALEAEFDGEDLDARIEILDRQPSRERLAVNDQTVFVRSVGIDASEARDAVRAFTPEGGRPEPLRVARLSARAGDELRRGDE; encoded by the coding sequence GTGAAGTCCGGCGTCCGCGCGCTCGGAGTCGCCGAATCGTATCGGGAACGTCGTAGCACGCTCGCAGGCGTCGTCACTCGTGCCAGTCGCGTCACCGATGGCTTCGCCTACGAGACCTGCACTGTCGGCGGACTGGACGCCACCGATGCAATCGCTGACCTTTTTTCGAGGCTCGACAGGGCGGACGTGAGATACATCTTCGTCGCGGGTATCGCGCTGGCGTGGTACAACGTCGTGGACCTTCGCCGACTCCAGCGAGAAATCGACCGCCCCGTAATTTCGGTTACGTTCGAGGAGAGTCCCGGTCTCTCCTCGGCACTCGAAGCCGAGTTCGACGGCGAGGACCTCGACGCCCGAATCGAGATTCTCGACCGCCAGCCATCCCGCGAGCGCCTCGCAGTCAACGACCAGACCGTCTTCGTGCGTTCGGTGGGAATCGACGCCAGCGAGGCCCGCGATGCAGTCCGAGCCTTCACGCCGGAGGGCGGTCGGCCAGAACCCCTCCGCGTCGCCAGACTGTCTGCGAGAGCGGGCGACGAGTTGCGGCGCGGGGACGAATAA
- a CDS encoding uracil-DNA glycosylase — MGEMHGLEVTDCTKCPELVDCRSRIVNGIGPDDADVVFVGEGPGEQEDQQGEPFVGRSGTILDDKLRDRGLAREDVRITNCVRCRPPENRDPTSDELDNCFPYLESEIEQIDPQLIVTLGKVPSQNLLDRDVAVTKEAGSIEQVELGGAVRDVLICVHPAATLYDSSQEETLDAALDKAAGMADSDSNGQSQLGDF, encoded by the coding sequence ATGGGAGAAATGCACGGACTCGAAGTGACCGACTGCACGAAGTGCCCCGAGTTGGTCGATTGTCGGAGTCGAATCGTCAACGGCATCGGCCCCGACGACGCCGACGTGGTGTTCGTCGGCGAGGGACCCGGCGAGCAGGAAGACCAGCAGGGCGAACCCTTCGTCGGCCGAAGCGGGACGATTCTGGACGACAAACTGCGCGATAGAGGGTTAGCCCGCGAGGACGTTCGCATCACCAACTGCGTCCGGTGTCGCCCGCCGGAGAACCGCGACCCGACCAGCGACGAGTTGGACAACTGCTTTCCCTACCTCGAAAGCGAAATCGAGCAAATCGACCCTCAGCTAATCGTCACCCTCGGGAAGGTGCCGAGCCAGAACCTACTGGACCGCGACGTGGCGGTCACCAAGGAGGCCGGGAGCATCGAGCAGGTCGAACTCGGCGGCGCGGTCCGGGACGTACTCATCTGCGTCCATCCCGCGGCGACCCTCTACGACAGCAGTCAGGAGGAGACCCTCGACGCCGCGCTCGATAAGGCCGCCGGGATGGCCGACAGCGACTCGAACGGCCAGTCTCAGCTCGGCGATTTCTAA
- a CDS encoding PQQ-binding-like beta-propeller repeat protein: MVPRETGRRGFLLGAAGATGSAGTGHQSGFGAPAVGIPGLRDDHRVRWEFAVEDEEALVYPAASTDGAVFTLVNETHPDGEDGNAVHAIEMQTGETRWKNGETDLPVAASDRHGLVYTRHQAKVQALDVADGSVAWEFESGEKYFRAFAVAEDTAFVATGRELTALDADDGTERWQISVGPDPDDGTTGISAHIRGLTVTDDTLYFGSVEGFTAVSVADGERHWHVSVAGPSWVADVRDDLLVGWSNEAVYGIETADGNPRFRTPVGNLRTHGIGGTVGERAVYVWGDQLTAVDLRTGGKRWTYDATDDEDPGASDRRGFSPIVADGRVFTSTGDGSVVALDADSGRERWQFEGEATFGTWGTVVGEHVYVTGERHVHAFDAETGRETWSLEVHDVGTPIWVRSFAGTVFVGTRVGELSAIDPPSKLATAPVETASEFATSRPGLGLLGLLGAGLLGVGYRRAKRRASGGGLGTGSEVELGRLELLDSGPVTETHLKRVETSDGLGLVAETRLTDSASENPDLRHEFSEAIEEWAGLDTDRPGCGLLPVLDFGTDPDPWFRTPYLAGGSLSDSWPLDYRERVEVASGVARTLHAGHREEVTHGWLAPRHVLRKAGDPDPERRFGTGVPEVRVGGWFVSDALAEARDESAPDPYAPPESRGESATREQSVSGDVYRVGALAHHLLTGEVSGPGSGEADSTTDLPRDLEAVLSRALADDPADRYDSALAFDDEFRWAALDR; this comes from the coding sequence ATGGTCCCCAGAGAAACAGGTCGTCGGGGGTTCCTCCTCGGCGCGGCCGGAGCCACTGGGTCCGCCGGGACGGGCCACCAGTCGGGTTTCGGCGCGCCCGCAGTCGGGATTCCGGGCCTCCGCGACGACCACCGCGTCCGGTGGGAGTTTGCGGTCGAGGACGAGGAGGCGCTGGTCTACCCCGCGGCCAGCACCGACGGTGCAGTGTTCACGCTCGTCAACGAGACTCACCCCGACGGCGAGGACGGAAACGCGGTCCACGCCATCGAGATGCAGACCGGCGAGACGCGCTGGAAGAACGGCGAGACCGACTTGCCGGTCGCGGCCTCGGACCGCCACGGACTCGTCTACACCCGCCACCAAGCAAAGGTACAGGCGCTCGACGTGGCCGATGGCTCCGTGGCGTGGGAGTTCGAGTCGGGCGAGAAATACTTCCGGGCGTTCGCCGTCGCCGAGGACACAGCATTCGTCGCCACCGGGCGCGAACTCACCGCGCTCGACGCTGACGACGGCACCGAGCGGTGGCAAATCTCGGTCGGTCCCGACCCCGACGACGGGACGACCGGCATCAGCGCACACATCCGCGGACTGACGGTCACCGACGACACCCTCTACTTCGGAAGCGTCGAGGGGTTCACCGCCGTCTCCGTGGCCGACGGCGAGCGACACTGGCACGTGTCAGTCGCGGGCCCGTCGTGGGTCGCCGACGTGCGAGACGACCTGCTGGTCGGATGGTCGAACGAAGCGGTCTACGGCATCGAGACCGCCGACGGGAACCCGCGATTCCGAACGCCGGTCGGGAACCTCCGGACGCACGGCATCGGCGGCACCGTCGGCGAGCGTGCAGTCTACGTCTGGGGCGACCAACTCACCGCCGTAGACCTCCGGACCGGCGGGAAGCGCTGGACCTACGACGCGACCGACGACGAGGACCCCGGAGCGAGCGACAGGCGCGGCTTCTCGCCTATCGTCGCCGACGGCCGGGTATTCACCTCGACCGGCGACGGGAGCGTGGTCGCGCTCGACGCCGACTCCGGCCGCGAACGCTGGCAGTTCGAGGGCGAGGCCACCTTCGGCACGTGGGGAACGGTCGTCGGCGAACACGTCTACGTCACCGGCGAGCGACACGTCCACGCCTTCGACGCCGAGACCGGCCGCGAAACGTGGTCGCTCGAAGTTCACGACGTGGGCACCCCGATATGGGTCCGGTCGTTCGCCGGCACCGTCTTCGTCGGGACGCGGGTGGGCGAACTCTCCGCAATCGACCCGCCCTCGAAACTCGCCACCGCGCCGGTCGAGACGGCGAGCGAGTTCGCCACCTCCCGGCCCGGCCTCGGCCTGCTCGGTCTCCTCGGTGCGGGCCTGCTGGGCGTGGGCTATCGGCGGGCGAAGCGCCGAGCGAGCGGCGGTGGCCTCGGTACGGGTTCGGAGGTGGAACTCGGCCGCCTCGAACTCCTCGACAGCGGTCCCGTCACCGAGACGCACTTGAAGCGCGTCGAAACGTCCGACGGATTGGGACTCGTCGCCGAGACCCGACTGACCGACTCCGCCAGCGAGAATCCCGACCTCCGGCACGAATTCTCGGAGGCCATCGAGGAGTGGGCCGGCCTCGATACCGACCGACCCGGCTGTGGACTCCTCCCGGTCCTCGACTTCGGTACCGACCCCGACCCGTGGTTCCGGACGCCCTATCTCGCCGGCGGGTCGCTGTCGGACTCGTGGCCGCTCGACTACCGCGAGCGCGTCGAAGTCGCCTCGGGGGTCGCCCGGACGCTCCACGCCGGCCACCGCGAGGAGGTCACCCACGGGTGGCTTGCTCCTCGGCACGTCCTCCGGAAGGCAGGAGACCCGGACCCCGAACGCCGGTTCGGAACCGGGGTCCCCGAGGTCCGCGTCGGCGGGTGGTTCGTCTCGGACGCACTCGCCGAGGCCCGCGACGAGTCGGCACCTGACCCCTACGCGCCGCCGGAGTCTCGGGGTGAGAGCGCCACGCGAGAGCAGTCGGTCTCCGGCGACGTGTATCGGGTCGGCGCGCTGGCCCACCACCTCCTCACGGGCGAGGTGTCTGGCCCCGGTTCCGGCGAGGCGGATTCGACCACCGACCTGCCGAGGGACCTAGAGGCCGTGCTGAGTCGGGCGCTCGCAGACGACCCCGCCGACCGCTACGACTCGGCGCTGGCGTTCGACGACGAGTTCCGGTGGGCCGCGCTGGACCGCTAG
- the phnE gene encoding phosphonate ABC transporter, permease protein PhnE translates to MSSSRIDETLGVLERRRRIRQLLLVGFLGVVIAVTYFGLNFIGFAPKELWKQVPQEIEFIKGFVPPNFVDFTIYTEQNNITGLQAIPASFRNFGAPIIESITSDSASLVRLSMVTIILGFTGTVLGFPLALFFGVLGSEQVTPFPFNFIFRGAMSAIRAIPALVWILIYVPLAGINEVSAVLAIATDTIGNLGRLFTDELEEIEDGPIEAIQSTGASRPQVIGFGMLSQVSTSYVAWTLYILEINTRIAISLGVVGAGGIGRYIRLRQDLFKYQKAAAGIIMVFVIVISVELLSSRIRARLRPDEHESKSLWDAIKDLGDGSKWLGTGSNR, encoded by the coding sequence ATGAGTAGTTCGCGCATCGACGAGACCCTCGGCGTGCTGGAGCGTCGGCGGCGCATCCGACAGTTACTGCTCGTGGGCTTCCTCGGCGTCGTCATCGCCGTGACCTACTTCGGTCTCAACTTCATCGGGTTCGCTCCCAAGGAACTCTGGAAGCAGGTTCCCCAAGAAATCGAGTTCATCAAGGGCTTCGTGCCGCCGAACTTCGTGGACTTCACCATCTACACCGAGCAGAACAACATCACTGGCTTGCAGGCGATTCCGGCTAGCTTCCGGAACTTCGGTGCCCCCATCATCGAGAGCATCACGAGCGACAGCGCGTCGCTCGTCCGACTCAGCATGGTGACCATCATCCTCGGGTTCACGGGCACGGTGCTTGGCTTCCCGCTGGCGCTGTTCTTCGGCGTCCTCGGGTCCGAGCAGGTCACGCCCTTCCCGTTCAACTTCATCTTCCGGGGTGCGATGAGCGCGATTCGGGCCATCCCCGCGCTGGTCTGGATTCTCATCTACGTCCCGCTGGCGGGCATCAACGAGGTCAGTGCGGTGCTGGCCATCGCCACCGACACCATCGGGAACCTCGGGCGACTGTTCACCGACGAACTCGAAGAAATCGAGGACGGACCCATCGAGGCCATCCAATCGACCGGGGCCTCCCGGCCGCAGGTCATCGGCTTCGGGATGCTGAGTCAGGTCTCGACATCCTACGTCGCGTGGACGCTCTACATCCTCGAAATCAACACCCGCATCGCCATCAGCCTCGGCGTCGTGGGCGCTGGCGGAATCGGTCGATACATCCGCCTGCGACAGGACCTGTTCAAGTATCAGAAGGCCGCGGCGGGCATCATCATGGTGTTCGTCATCGTGATTTCCGTCGAACTCCTCTCGTCGCGCATCCGCGCGCGACTCCGGCCCGACGAACACGAGAGCAAGTCCCTCTGGGACGCCATCAAGGACCTCGGGGACGGTAGCAAGTGGCTCGGTACCGGTTCCAACCGGTAA
- the phnC gene encoding phosphonate ABC transporter ATP-binding protein, whose amino-acid sequence MPAVSLENVSKIYGGDTVALDDVSFEIPEGEFVVLLGPSGAGKSTMLRVLNGLTEPTEGEVLINQQPVGGERSEVGMVFQMHYLIESMTAFRNALTGALSRSNFAQSALTMYPEDDKRAALEALDTVGLLDEAGQRAGSMSGGQKQRVGIARALVQQPDLLLADEPVSSLDPKAAKDVMRYMKEAAKERNLTTVASLHQVNIAREFGDRFLGIRDGELVFDGTREELTMDIVDQIYYGEDGKEQAENLATTAPDRGDDNE is encoded by the coding sequence ATGCCAGCAGTCTCACTCGAAAACGTTAGCAAGATATACGGGGGAGACACGGTCGCCTTAGACGACGTTAGCTTCGAGATTCCCGAAGGCGAGTTCGTGGTTCTCCTCGGTCCGTCCGGAGCGGGCAAATCGACCATGCTCCGCGTCCTCAACGGACTGACAGAGCCGACAGAGGGTGAAGTCCTTATCAACCAACAACCGGTCGGCGGCGAGCGAAGTGAGGTCGGGATGGTGTTCCAGATGCACTACCTCATCGAGAGCATGACTGCCTTCCGGAACGCGCTGACTGGGGCGCTCTCGCGGTCGAACTTCGCCCAGAGCGCGCTCACCATGTATCCGGAAGACGACAAGCGCGCGGCGCTCGAGGCGCTCGATACGGTGGGTCTCTTGGACGAGGCCGGCCAGCGCGCCGGGTCGATGTCCGGCGGGCAGAAACAGCGCGTCGGTATCGCTCGCGCACTGGTCCAGCAACCGGACCTCCTGCTCGCCGACGAACCGGTGTCGAGTCTCGACCCGAAGGCCGCCAAGGACGTGATGCGGTACATGAAGGAGGCCGCGAAAGAGCGCAACCTGACAACGGTCGCCAGCCTCCATCAGGTCAACATCGCCCGCGAGTTCGGCGACCGATTCCTCGGCATCCGGGACGGCGAACTCGTCTTCGACGGCACCCGCGAGGAACTCACGATGGACATCGTAGACCAGATTTACTACGGCGAAGACGGCAAAGAGCAGGCCGAAAACCTCGCCACGACGGCACCCGACCGAGGTGACGACAATGAGTAG
- a CDS encoding PhnD/SsuA/transferrin family substrate-binding protein translates to MGGSSDDGTTTTEETTESSGGDTTEETETTTTEETMDFQNGEINFNVSPSVAQEKLQAQYQPIKEHLSSEFDVPAKLKLANNYSAVIQALGAGTSDMAETGPFAAALGVKADKANIALQRKGYGSWEYKSIIVAADDVDVSNLEEMKTYLENNDATIAFADRLSASGCLFPLYDLKQAGISIGSLPESGGSNAAFTPNFSSHTGAYETLKNGQADFAGMGGFVPGLQDDFDKHATIIKEHEGLPRAPIVVSPELSDEEQTALVEAFTSAPDKIYYGKDEKKDTDDDLWFNGVREVSVDEYQSVIDAANELGIGADYFE, encoded by the coding sequence ATGGGCGGCAGTTCCGACGACGGAACTACGACCACGGAAGAAACCACCGAGTCGTCCGGTGGCGACACCACCGAAGAGACCGAGACGACCACGACGGAAGAGACGATGGACTTCCAGAACGGCGAAATCAACTTCAACGTCTCTCCCTCGGTCGCTCAGGAGAAGCTTCAGGCGCAGTACCAGCCTATCAAGGAGCATCTCAGCAGTGAGTTCGACGTCCCCGCAAAGCTCAAACTGGCGAACAACTACAGCGCCGTCATTCAGGCGCTGGGCGCTGGCACGTCCGACATGGCCGAGACTGGTCCCTTCGCGGCCGCGCTCGGCGTCAAGGCCGACAAGGCCAACATCGCGCTCCAGCGGAAAGGCTACGGTAGCTGGGAGTACAAGAGCATCATCGTCGCGGCCGACGACGTGGACGTGAGCAACCTCGAGGAGATGAAGACCTACCTCGAGAACAACGACGCCACCATCGCGTTCGCCGACCGACTCTCGGCGAGTGGCTGTCTGTTCCCGCTCTACGACCTCAAGCAGGCCGGCATCTCCATCGGCAGTCTGCCCGAGAGCGGTGGCTCGAACGCGGCGTTCACGCCGAACTTCTCCAGCCACACCGGTGCCTACGAGACGCTCAAGAACGGTCAGGCCGACTTCGCCGGCATGGGCGGCTTCGTCCCCGGTCTGCAGGACGACTTCGACAAGCACGCGACCATCATCAAGGAACACGAGGGCCTGCCCCGCGCACCCATCGTGGTCAGTCCGGAACTCAGCGACGAGGAGCAGACGGCGCTCGTCGAGGCCTTCACCAGCGCGCCGGACAAAATCTACTACGGCAAGGACGAGAAGAAGGACACCGACGACGACCTCTGGTTCAACGGCGTCCGCGAGGTCAGCGTGGACGAGTACCAGTCAGTCATCGACGCCGCCAACGAACTCGGCATCGGTGCTGACTACTTCGAATAG